Proteins from a genomic interval of Papaver somniferum cultivar HN1 chromosome 4, ASM357369v1, whole genome shotgun sequence:
- the LOC113274177 gene encoding uncharacterized protein LOC113274177, producing MSKFMISTNCSLILVVLLFTILIRGELVDGETISKPVNKAIIKTIKVDEDEIIDCYDIYKQPSLNHPSLHNHQIQMRPSMIPKNIKLDNLGTLQLTQTWHKYGTCPEGTIPIRRNIKDYRPTLSPKHRLSTFSHSKAPNTLEPNKVTDGHEYAVITVHGNYLGGQAKINLWNPVVETPVEISVAQIWAFAGAGTNGFNSIEAGWEVCQPRYGDYQTRFFILWTTDGYRNSCTNLECEGFVHISPDIALGCNFTDMSTFKGDQKDATFSIHKDPSSGNWWVQVQGISVGYYPSSLFTLLSKTPATMEFGGEIFNERSKGRHTIAEMGSGHFPSEGGFGVSSYFHHVQIIDENNEAKDPENVERYVSNPNCYDLKIDDKHTNGYGFYFGGPGYNDKCQ from the exons ATGTCTAAGTTCATGATCTCAACCAATTGCTCCCTCATTCTAGTCGTCCTTCTTTTTACAATTTTAATTCGAGGAGAATTAGTTGACGGAGAAACGATTTCGAAACCCGTAAACAAAGCAATAATCAAAACCATTAAG GTTGACGAAGATGAGATTATCGATTGCTATGATATCTACAAGCAACCTTCCTTAAATCATCCTTCGCTTCATAATCATCAAATTCAG ATGAGACCAAGTATGATCCCGAAGAATATAAAATTGGATAATCTTGGGACACTTCAACTTACACAGACTTGGCATAAGTATGGAACATGTCCAGAAGGAACAATCCCTATACGAAGGAATATAAAAGATTATCGTCCAACACTTTCACCTAAACATCGACTTTCAacattttctcattctaaggcaCCTAATACATTAGAACCAAATAAGGTGACGGACGGCCATGAG TACGCGGTAATTACGGTGCATGGCAATTACCTAGGAGGACAGGCAAAAATAAATCTTTGGAATCCGGTAGTGGAAACACCAGTTGAGATAAGTGTAGCTCAAATCTGGGCTTTTGCAGGTGCCGGTACTAACGGTTTCAATAGTATTGAAGCTGGATGGGAA GTATGTCAACCGAGATATGGTGATTACCAGACCAGATTCTTTATATTGTGGACT ACTGATGGCTACAGAAATAGTTGCACCAACCTCGAATGTGAAGGTTTTGTACACATATCTCCGGATATCGCTCTTGGatgcaatttcacagatatgtcCACTTTCAAAGGAGACCAGAAAGATGCCACCTTCAGCATACACAAA GACCCAAGTAGTGGAAATTGGTGGGTACAAGTACAAGGTATTTCAGTGGGATATTATCCAAGTTCTCTATTCACCCTGTTATCGAAGACACCAGCAAcaatggaattcggtggagaaatcTTTAATGAGAGATCTAAAGGACGACATACTATTGCTGAAATGGGTAGTGGTCATTTCCCTTCGGAAGGAGGTTTTGGTGTATCCAGTTATTTTCATCATGTCCAAATAATTGATGAAAATAACGAAGCAAAAGACCCCGAAAACGTTGAGCGGTATGTGTCAAACCCAAATTGCTATGATTTGAAAATCGACGACAAACATACCAATGGTTATGGGTTTTATTTTGGAGGTCCGGGTTATAATGATAAATGTCAATAA